Proteins from a single region of Neodiprion virginianus isolate iyNeoVirg1 chromosome 4, iyNeoVirg1.1, whole genome shotgun sequence:
- the LOC124302357 gene encoding uncharacterized protein LOC124302357, whose amino-acid sequence MMPRLAVKDEDKITILQYRQIVHLQKDAAKHLAENLIESLMHSRNFDKNALKRASELYNPQCKDNRALWFNKPRYDETFFGNESEQFTIDVLMTDEEIQLKIAENEEKSTTMMKDLAIDTTPQINESRVVLEVLHDSVDIAAKEQYTRDDSNDDKQIKISNKYENKEEADYCGIKPARINSQIMNSTFFMGINHEEQWNIFRNSAVTIPPKFSKSESSDVNSSPEERLQGLSKKESSVEEFDDFGRIKVKGMQYTKKVLVTDLMAWNNSPISIELLKHVFKHHKFEKTLSFDVSKVLAGRRGSFRQEGAHENAAVELLKSCSDGLHKSIMRLISSKNLCPDVADSRGNTGLLFAAARDRLEVIDVLLDLGANIDAINDECLTPLSLCILRLLELIHGVSNWSDAFLPKRRISEQTVDNDSTTFKNYEQWHGRISYESLVKRMPKQMDLTPAPTENLLSKFQPKYFSSNGESGSGMNAMNAMTDRAGPIKLLDPTSQHKSIGSQLNEKHPDVEDNHQISVAASQAQIQKYIFDMSPIMETFVSQRKSKISKPKSKNKIEIKTTDDRKPTDRKLFSKSNKPLMGLEKISNNNNREICAKIEKVHATISKLLQRGADPNFSQVPYPVTIMVIFTKTPSLLSELLEYGADPDTTLSKVDHYFTPLLILAILQPAYEHALMAKALLKAKANPSVRADSDYRSDVMERVRQNRCAEFLDSCQGMTALHLLAVRHDMDADTGEYLGTLIRAIYQYGRIKRSDLYQGHSPLSLAIFEGNFTATKALLRSTYVDVNEQLGIDLGNAMLMLESRLLQELLPPQLLQKFLELLLQYGGCPFESVNVLGEDYNQIEYGRKELMKLSNPVASTTEIKEKGKKTNASKRSKSSKLSTATNFAKSMNFIETVAKEKLIRRIKANLVRGLMDLPVMLLPVENRLALLKEPLFKHAEAWMNAEDLAIIMETMNCSRSNIKGLVRLFVTACIPAYEKMVPEIDTLIQNETETIMNRVMPLVGLKKNVATAADYKVERASFDTETKNLNSIVVYPTETDPNRNKFKVCFECFGVHGKVLIVCPTCKQLYFCSQECNEKNVTLEKNPHQCPIFYQKEWTRLERIAMILGIDPINCMLEKFQNPELYTDLEQQIGLFTEQRENNIAERIENKADGDNVKSRKNPVPGLIFEKVNKEDDGGEINLQNIVKGGELIKNNSGAKNVGEAKIFSKEIDESYKDVKFKGKKIEDGNIKSKTEGEKTGYKTMNNKINSDEGYEMLSEKGREYPVNDNYKIENSGGYGRKYKETSKKGIKLHKNEIEDSSSTFKNKFGNLEGKKGDRKLNYVDTRDHVQKNREDKPNKENWIKHTDKKTNELPSHAIKSPKKKHRHIAENNIPKKYINWLLKVSKSAGKNLDIDMLLLPYVVFAQGDTYFRILPSEQYSKSAGNYSLI is encoded by the exons TGCATGATTCGGTAGATATTGCTGCAAAAGAGCAATACACCAGAGACGATTCGAATGACGACAAACAGATTAAAATATCaaacaaatatgaaaataaagaagaagcTGATTATTGCGGTATAAAACCAGCTCGAATTAATTCACAAATTATGAATAGCACATTTTTCATGGGCATAAATCACGAAGAACAGTGGAACATATTTCGAAACTCTGCTGTCACTATACCGCCaaaattt TCAAAGTCCGAAAGTTCAGATGTGAATTCCTCGCCTGAAGAACGGCTTCAAGGCTTAAGTAAAAAAGAATCCTCGGTTGAAGAATTTGATGACTTTGGACGAATAAAAGTCAAAGGAATGCAATACACGAAGAAAGTGTTAGTCACCGACCTGATGGCTTGGAACAATAGTCCGATATCCATTGAGCTGCTCAAACACGTTTTCAAGCATCATAAGTTTGAG AAAACATTGAGCTTTGACGTGAGTAAAGTCCTAGCTGGTAGACGAGGTTCGTTCAGGCAAGAGGGAGCTCACGAAAATGCTGCAGTAGAGTTATTGAAATCATGCTCTGATGGTCTTCACAAAAGTATCATGCGGttaatttcatcaaaaaaCTTATGCCCAGATGTTGCTGACAGTAGAGGGAATACAGGCTTGTTATTTGCAGCAGCGAG AGATAGATTGGAAGTGATAGACGTACTATTAGATCTTGGTGCAAATATTGATGCCATAAATGACGAATGTTTGACACCACTTTCCTTGTGCATCTTACGACTACTAGAATTGATACACGGTGTGAGCAATTGGTCGGATGCATTTTTACCAAAGAGAAGAATATCCGAACAGACAGTTGACAATGATTCTACAACGTTTAAAAACTATGAACAATGGCACGGAAGAATCAGCTACGAGTCACTCGTCAAACGG atgcCAAAACAGATGGATTTGACTCCAGCACCAACAGAAAATCTactatcaaaatttcaaccaaaATATTTCTCTAGTAATGGCGAATCAGGGTCAGGTATGAATGCAATGAACGCCATGACAGATCGTGCAGGCCCAATAAAGTTATTAGATCCCACGAGTCAG CATAAAAGCATAGGCAGTCAATTAAACGAAAAACATCCAGACGTAGAAGATAATCATCAGATAAGTGTAGCAGCTA GTCAAGCACAGATCCAGAAATACATTTTCGACATGTCACCTATCATGGAAACATTTGTTTCTCAGAGGAAATCGAAAATCAGCAAACCTAagagcaaaaataaaattgaaattaaaactaCAGACGATAGAAAACCGACAgatagaaaattattttctaaaagTAACAAGCCGTTAATGGGACTGGAAAAaattagtaataataacaacagagAAATCTGTGCAAA AATCGAAAAAGTACATGCTACAATATCGAAACTTTTACAACGAGGTGCCGATCCAAACTTTTCACAAGTACCTTACCCGGTTACAATAATggtaatttttaccaaaacgCCATCTCTTCTCTCAGAACTGTTGGAGTACGGAGCGGATCCCGATACCACATTATCCAAAGTT GATCACTATTTTACACCACTGCTGATCCTGGCGATTCTTCAACCAGCTTACGAGCATGCGCTTATGGCAAAAGCTTTGCTAAAGGCCAAGGCAAATCCAAGTGTAAGAGCCGATTCTGACTACCG ATCAGACGTAATGGAACGTGTGAGACAAAATAGATGTGCAGAATTTCTCGACAGTTGCCAAGGTATGACGGCCTTGCATCTTTTGGCTGTTAGACACGATATGGATGCAGACACGGGTGAA TACTTAGGGACACTCATCAGAGCCATTTATCAATATGGACGTATCAAACGCAGTGATTTATATCAAGGACATTCCCCATTATCCTTAGCAATCTTCGAAG GTAATTTTACAGCGACAAAAGCACTTCTAAGATCCACGTATGTTGATGTTAACGAACAGTTGGGTATAGACTTGGGCAATGCTATGTTGATGCTAGAATCTCGTTTATTGCAAGAACTCTTGCCACCTCAACTTCTGCAAAAATTT CTCGAACTGCTGTTACAGTACGGAGGCTGTCCATTTGAGTCGGTCAAC GTATTAGGAGAAGACTATAACCAAATAGAATACGGAAGGAAAGAATTAATGAAGTTATCCAATCCAGTTGCGAGTACAACAGAAATtaaagagaaaggaaaaaagacaAATGCATCGAAGAGATCCAAATCCTCAAAGCTATCTACAGCAACGAACTTTGCTAAAAGCatgaatttcattgaaacaGTGGCTAAGGAAAAATTGATAAGAAGAATCAAAGCAAATCTTGTGCGAGGCTTGATGGACTTGCCTGTAATGCT CTTGCCTGTAGAAAACCGATTAGCATTGCTTAAAGAGCCATTATTTAAGCATGCGGAAGCTTGGATGAATGCGGAAGATTTGGCTATTATTATGGAAACTATGAACTGCAGTCGTAGTAACATCAAAGGATTAGTGAGGCTCTTTGTAACGGCATGTATACCAGCTTACGAAAAAATGGTACCTGAAATAGATACA CTGATACAAAACGAAACAGAAACAATAATGAACAGAGTAATGCCGTTGGTAGGccttaaaaaaaatgttgcaacaGCTGCAGATTATAAAGTGGAAAGAGCCAGTTTCGACACAGAAACCAAAAACTTGAATTCAATTGTAGTATATCCAACTGAGACGGATCCTAAC CGTAATAAGTTTAAAGTCTGTTTCGAGTGCTTCGGTGTTCATGGAAAAGTTCTGATCGTATGTCCCACGTGTAAGCAATTGTATTTCTGCTCGCAAGAGTGTAACGAGAAAAATGTTACACTGGAGAAAAATCCTCACCAATGCCCGa tTTTCTACCAAAAGGAATGGACCAGACTGGAGAGAATTGCCATGATTTTAGGCATCGACCCAATAAATTGTATGCtagaaaagtttcaaaatccGGAGCTGTACACTGATCTTGAACAACAAATTGGACTATTTACTGAGCAAAGAG aaaataatattgCTGAGCGGATCGAAAACAAAGCTGATGGTGATAATGTAAAATCTAGAAAAAACCCAGTGCCTggtttgatttttgaaaaagtaaacaaaGAGGATGATGgcggtgaaattaatttacaaaacaTCGTCAAAGGTGGCGAATTAATCAAAAACAACAGTGGTGCGAAAAATGTTGGggaggcgaaaattttcagcaagGAAATCGATGAGAGTTATAAGGATGTCAAGTTTAAGggtaagaaaattgaagacGGTAATATTAAATCAAAAACGGAAGGAGAAAAAACTGGATACAAGactatgaataataaaataaatagtgaTGAGGGATATGAGATGCTATCGGAAAAAGGCAGAGAATATCCTGTAAACgataattacaaaattgaaaatagtggCGGTTATGGTAGAAAATATAAGGAAACAAGTAAAAAAGGTATTAAGCTTCATAAGAACGAAATCGAAGACAGTAGCTCgacgtttaaaaataaatttggtaATTTGGAAGGGAAGAAAGGTGACCGGAAACTAAATTACGTTGATACCAGAGACCATGTGCAAAAAAACCGTGAAGATAAAccgaataaagaaaattggataaaaCACACGGATAAGAAAACTAATGAACTGCCATCACATGCTATAAAATcaccaaagaaaaaacacaGGCATAtagctgaaaataatattccaaaaaaatatatcaattgGTTACTAAAAGTTAGTAAATCTgcaggaaaaaatttggatattGATATGCTTCTACTTCCTTACGTAGTTTTTGCACAAGGAGATACATATTTCAGAATACTACCAAGCGAACAATATTCCAAGTCTGCAGGAAACTATAGTCTGATTTGA
- the LOC124302358 gene encoding deoxyribodipyrimidine photo-lyase isoform X2, which translates to MKFKFNKKRVRVLTAIDKVKDNCKGIVYWMFRDSRVQDNWAFLFAQKTAIKNRLPLHVCFCVLPKFLGATIRHYKFHLAALKQVELECKNLNVNFHLLRGEPNDVILKFVEKYDMGAVITDFFPLRLPLSWVNDLKKKLPEDIPLCQVDAHNIVPCWEASDKLEYSARTIRNKINSKLDEYLTQFPPVIKHPYTTKQKFSENDWENALKDVEIDKSVKEITWAKPGYEEGILELERFIEKRLKLYDSKRNDPTLNALSNLSPWFHFGMISVQRCILEVSKYKNSHKKSVESFMEEAIVRRELSDNFCFYNEHYDSLKGAKQWAVDTLDNHRKDKREYVYTLKEFENSLTHDDLWNSAQNQLLQDGKIHGFLRMYWAKKILEWTRTPEEALEWSIYLNDKYSMDGRDPSGYVGCMWSICGIHDQGWAERSIFGKIRFMNYKGCQRKFDVKAFVARWGGKVHTKKK; encoded by the exons ATAACTGGgcttttttgtttgctcaaAAAACAGCTATAAAAAATCGTCTGCCTCTTCATGTCTGTTTTTGCGTTCTACCAAAATTTTTAGGCGCAACAATTCGACATTATAAGTTTCATTTGGCAGCCTTAAAACAGGTTGAATTAGAATGCAAGAATTTAAACGTGAATTTTCATCTCCTGCGCGGAGAACCAAATGATGTCATATTAAAATTCGTGGAAAAATATGATATGGGCGCAGTCATCACAGATTTCTTCCCGTTACGATTACCGCTCTCTTGGGTCAATgatttgaagaagaagttacCAGAAGACATTCCCCTTTGTCAA GTCGATGCGCATAACATTGTACCTTGTTGGGAAGCATCAGATAAACTGGAATATTCAGCACGAACAATtcgcaataaaataaattccaagCTGGATGAATACTTGACACAATTTCCACCCGTAATCAAACATCCGTATACTACAAAGCAAAAGTTCAGTGAAAATGATTGGGAAAATGCTTTGAAAGATGTTGAAATCGATAAATCAGTGAAGGAAATAACATGGGCGAAGCCAGGGTATGAAGAAGGAATTTTGGAACTTGAAAGGTTCATAGAAAAGCGTCTGAAGCTGTATGATTCCAAGCGAAATGATCCGACGCTCAACGCTCTGAGCAATTTATCACCATGGTTTCATTTCGGCATGATATCTGTACAACGATGTATCTTAGAAGTGTCAAAATATAAGAACAGTCACAAAAAATCTGTCGAAAGTTTCATGGAAGAAGCTATAGTTAGGAGAGAATTGTccgataatttttgtttttataacGAACATTATGACTCTCTTAAAGGTGCTAAGCAGTGGGCCGTCGATACCCTAGATAATCATCG CAAGGATAAACGTGAGTATGTATACACGTTgaaggaatttgaaaattccttGACTCACGATGACCTGTGGAATTCAGCTCAGAATCAGTTACTACAGGATGGAAAAATACATGGATTTTTGAGAATGTACTGGGCAAAGAAAATCCTGGAGTGGACTCGTACCCCCGAAGAGGCACTTGAATGGTCAATTTACTTGAACGACAAGTACAGTATGGATGGGCGCGACCCGAGTGGATATGTTG GATGCATGTGGTCCATATGCGGTATCCACGACCAAGGCTGGGCAGAGAGGagtatttttggaaaaatacgTTTTATGAATTACAAAGGATGTCAGCGCAAGTTCGACGTCAAGGCGTTCGTTGCTAGGTGGGGTGGTAAAgtacacacaaaaaaaaaataa